The following are from one region of the Sorghum bicolor cultivar BTx623 chromosome 2, Sorghum_bicolor_NCBIv3, whole genome shotgun sequence genome:
- the LOC8068361 gene encoding U-box domain-containing protein 13 has translation MVARCAYADAGGLFRIWPIFSAAALRRKVLEVLTCGGGGAGGDGGGGSSCRGRSAYRSPQRMPRPRPRSDRLAELLRAEEQPSECSDEAEAAEAADVAAARKVQAFEELKGVVGALQDGGCMSRVDAAKAVRKKAKDDAGAREMLAMLGAIPPLVAMLDEGGEDITTAALYALLNLGIGNDTNKAAIVQAGAVHKMLRIAEGGGASGALTEAVVANFLCLSALDANKPVIGASGAAPFLVRAFQAAACCSTEQARHDALRALLNLSIAPANAPHLLAAGLAPALVAAVGDAAAPVTDRALAVLCNLVAACPEGRRAVSRAPDAVPSLVDVLNWADEPGCQEKAAYVLMVLAHRSYGDRAAMVEAGASSALLELTLVGTALAQKRASRILEILRADKGKQVADDASGVVATVSAPQERRCRGDGEESVDGEFADAGMSAEKRAVRQLVQQSLQSNMRRIVRRARLQQDFAPASTESLKALTASSTSKSLPF, from the exons ATGGTGGCAAGGTGCGCGTACGCCGACGCCGGCGGGTTGTTCCGCATCTGGCCGATCTTCTCCGCCGCCGCGCTGCGGAGGAAGGTGCTCGAGGTTCTCACGTGCGGCGGGGGCGGTGCCGGCGGCGATGGAGGAGGCGGCTCCTCCTGCCGTGGACGGTCGGCGTACCGGTCGCCGCAGCGGATGCCGAGGCCGAGGCCGCGGTCGGACAGGCTCGCGGAGCTGCTCAGGGCCGAGGAGCAGCCGTCCGAATGCAGCGACGAGGCTGAGGCCGCCGAGGCGGCGGACGTCGCGGCGGCCAGGAAGGTGCAGGCGTTCGAGGAGCTCAAGGGCGTGGTCGGGGCGCTCCAGGACGGCGGTTGCATGTCCCGCGTCGACGCGGCCAAGGCCGTGCGGAAGAAGGCCAAAGACGACGCCGGTGCCAGGGAGATGCTCGCGATGCTCGGCGCCATCCCGCCGCTTGTCGCGATGCTCGACGAGGGCGGAGAGGATATCACGACCGCTGCGCTGTACGCGCTGCTAAACTTGGGGATCGGCAATGACac GAACAAGGCGGCGATCGTGCAAGCCGGTGCCGTGCACAAGATGCTCCGCATTGCGGAGGGCGGCGGCGCGTCCGGCGCGCTGACGGAGGCCGTGGTCGCCAACTTCCTCTGCCTCAGCGCACTCGACGCCAACAAGCCCGTCATCGGCGCGTCCGGGGCCGCGCCGTTCCTCGTGCGCGCGTTCCAGGCCGCCGCGTGCTGCTCCACCGAGCAGGCGCGCCACGACGCGCTGCGCGCGCTCCTGAACCTCTCCATCGCGCCCGCCAACGCGCCGCACCTGCTGGCGGCCGGGCTCGCGCCGGCGCTGGTGGCGGCCGTGGGGGACGCCGCAGCCCCCGTGACGGACCGCGCGCTCGCCGTGCTCTGCAACCTCGTGGCGGCCTGCCCCGAGGGCCGCCGCGCCGTGAGCCGCGCCCCCGACGCGGTGCCGTCCCTCGTCGACGTGCTCAACTGGGCCGACGAGCCCGGGTGCCAGGAGAAGGCGGCCTACGTGCTCATGGTCCTGGCGCACCGTAGCTACGGTGACCGTGCGGCCATGGTCGAGGCCGGCGCCTCGTCCGCGCTCCTGGAGCTGACGCTCGTCGGCACGGCGCTCGCGCAGAAGCGCGCGTCCAGGATCCTGGAGATCCTCCGCGCCGACAAGGGCAAGCAGGTCGCGGACGACGCCTCAGGCGTCGTGGCGACGGTGTCGGCGCCGCAGGAGCGCAGGTGCCGCGGGGACGGGGAGGAGTCGGTGGACGGGGAGTTCGCCGACGCCGGCATGAGCGCAGAGAAGCGCGCCGTGCGGCAGCTGGTTCAGCAGAGCCTGCAGAGCAACATGCGCCGCATCGTCCGGCGCGCGCGGCTGCAGCAGGACTTCGCTCCGGCATCGACCGAGAGCCTCAAGGCGCTCACTGCCTCCTCCACCTCCAAGAGCCTGCCGTTCTAG